In one window of Scyliorhinus canicula chromosome 17, sScyCan1.1, whole genome shotgun sequence DNA:
- the LOC119951205 gene encoding gastrula zinc finger protein XlCGF26.1-like has protein sequence MEKRWTCGDCGKGFKYSSQLKTHLRSHAGKRPFSCLKCRKGFSDSSSLRRHQRVHTGEKPFTCTECGKGFTQLHSLQTHQRFHTGERPFPCSQCGKEFGQLAHLLSHKRIHTGEKPFRCSVCGKSFIQSSNLQAHQRVHTGERPFICSVCGNGFTHLATLQTHQRIHTGERPFVCSVCGRGFAHLPALHRHCRIHTGERPFICSVCGKGFIQSSSLVRHNVTHTNERPFKCSDCGMDFKSSKVLMVHQHIHTEERPFSCSHCTKRFRRSSTLRRHQRVHTGERPFTCTDCGKGFGYSSTLLRHKFTHTNERPFKCSDCGSGFKGSEDLLSHQRIHTEERPFSCSHCAKRFKMSSTLRRHQRVHTGERPFTCTVCGKGFGDLSTLLSHNVTHTNERPFKCSDCGMNFKSSKVLMIHQRIHTEERPFSCSHCTKRFKTSSTLRRHQRVHTGESQSPVSCVGRDSLGHSIC, from the coding sequence ATGGAGAAACGGTGGacttgtggggactgtgggaagggatttaagtACTCATCACAGTTGAAAACTCATCTACGCAGTCACgctgggaagaggccattcagctgcttgAAGTGCagaaagggattcagtgattcgtcCAGCCTGCggcgacaccagcgagttcacactggggagaaaccattcacctgcactgagtgtgggaaaggatttactcagttacatagtctgcagacacaccagcgatttcacacaggggagaggccgttcccctgctctcagtgtgggaaggaattcggTCAGCTAGCCCACCTGCTGTCACATAAGCGAATTCACACAGGTGAGAAGCCGTTCAGATGCTCTGTATGTGGGAAGAGTTTcattcagtcatccaacctgcaggcacaccagcgggttcacaccggagagaggccattcatctgctctgtgtgtgggaatggattcactcaCTTAGCTACCCtccagacacaccagcgaattcacaccggagagaggccattcgtgtgttctgtctgtgggaggggattcGCACACTTACCCGCCCTGCATAGACACTGTCGAATTCACACGGGGGAGAGGcctttcatctgctctgtgtgtgggaagggattcattcaatcATCCAGCCTGGTGAGacacaatgtcactcacaccaatgagagaccctttaaatgctctgactgtgggatggATTTCAAAAGCTCTAAGGTACTAATGGTTCACCAgcacattcacactgaggagagaccattcagctgctctcactgcacaaagaggtttagaaggtcatccacactgcggagacaccagcgagttcacactggggagagaccattcacctgcaccgactgtgggaagggattcggttATTCATCGACCCTGCTGAGACACAAATtcactcacaccaatgagagaccctttaaatgctctgactgtgggagtggCTTCAAAGGTTCTGAGGATCTGTTGTCCCAtcagcgcattcacactgaggagagaccgttcagctgctctcactgtgcaAAGAGGTTTAAAATGTCATCCACATTGCGGAGacatcagcgggttcacactggggagagaccattcacctgtaccgtctgtgggaagggattcggtgACTTATCGACCCTGCTGAgccacaatgtcactcacaccaatgagagaccctttaaatgctctgactgtgggatgaATTTCAAAAGCTCGAAGGTACTGATGatccaccagcgcattcacactgaggagagaccgttcagctgctctcactgcacaaagaggtTTAAAACGTCATCCACACTGAGGAGACATCAGAGAGTTCATACCGGGGAGAGCCAGTCACCTGtttcgtgtgtgggaagggattcactcggtcattccatctgctga